A stretch of Ipomoea triloba cultivar NCNSP0323 chromosome 11, ASM357664v1 DNA encodes these proteins:
- the LOC115997334 gene encoding uncharacterized protein LOC115997334, whose amino-acid sequence MEVNIEEALKAKADAEKRFADKDFVGAKSSALKAEKLCPDLEGIAQMVLTFGVYSAAEMKINGEVDFYSVLGLDPSADKAKVKKQYKKMAVLLHPDKNKSIGADGAFKLVSEAWTVLSDVAKKSSYDHRRNISSMHTASAASHSRLDTFWTVCTSCHVQYEYLRKYVNKRLSCKNCRGVFIAVETGLAPVNGSYQYCSWSYVPENGYGSHGCGVTHASTASIYCANNGVSGHHTKHGSEYASNFTFQWSTLPGNSAGVIDPSGISSSGSVTQSANRKGARQRANGKQQMEKVVNGFTIYNEQPVSKPGRPAKRRKVEPGNTYGNNNCEVPPKTEVEVKISNENGNPKHNSKLSTANENSTRRSLSVPTIDTRKLLIDKARTVICKKLEEMKLASEAAAAAAEMEKKKKALAGIEECSEKPKKAGLGNAGHQSEPRKTVSMAITVPDSDFHDFDKDRAEECFKPKQIWALYDEEDGMPRLYCLIRQVISVKPFKIHISYLSSKSDSEFGSVNWLCSGFTKSCGHFRAFNSETVEQVNIFSHLLSKEKAGRGGCVRIFPKTGDIWAVYRNWSSDWNRATPDEVRHQYEMVEILDGYSEEFGVRVAPLIKLGRFKTVYRRNSDQGASRWIPKREMLRFSHMVPSCLLKEGPNLPDGCWDLDPAATPEELLQGANHVEDESHAGNNADEHSKNKIEHRAEAESTVLPGKSHESVSGVQVQDIPNQAQNPPEPPPGFPVVSNQAQNPPEPPPGFPVVITDIQNRKEACQTQIFSSRV is encoded by the coding sequence atggaggtgaACATAGAGGAAGCGCTTAAAGCTAAGGCAGATGCTGAGAAGAGATTTGCTGACAAGGACTTTGTGGGTGCAAAGAGTTCTGctttgaaagctgaaaagctatgtCCTGATTTAGAGGGAATAGCTCAAATGGTGTTGACATTTGGAGTTTATTCTGCTGCTGAGATGAAAATTAATGGAGAGGTTGACTTCTATTCGGTCTTAGGATTGGACCCATCTGCAGACAAGGCTAAAGttaaaaaacaatacaaaaagaTGGCTGTTTTACTTCACCCTGACAAAAACAAAAGCATTGGAGCTGACGGTGCATTCAAGCTTGTTTCTGAAGCATGGACGGTACTATCTGATGTTGCTAAAAAAAGCTCTTATGACCACAGGAGAAATATATCTTCCATGCACACTGCTTCTGCTGCCTCTCACAGCAGACTTGATACCTTTTGGACTGTGTGTACCTCTTGTCACGTTCAGTATGAGTATCTAAGAAAGTATGTTAACAAAAGACTTTCTTGCAAGAATTGCCGTGGTGTTTTTATCGCTGTTGAAACAGGATTGGCCCCGGTGAATGGCTCCTATCAGTATTGCTCCTGGTCCTATGTGCCTGAAAATGGATATGGAAGCCATGGATGTGGTGTCACGCATGCTTCAACCGCATCTATATATTGTGCAAATAATGGGGTCTCAGGACATCATACCAAACATGGTTCAGAGTATGCTTCCAATTTTACTTTTCAGTGGAGCACCCTCCCCGGAAATTCTGCTGGAGTCATAGATCCTAGTGGAATTTCTTCTTCTGGCTCGGTAACCCAAAGTGCAAACCGAAAGGGTGCTAGACAAAGAGCCAATGGGAAACAGCAAATGGAAAAAGTTGTCAATGGATTTACCATTTATAATGAACAGCCTGTGAGCAAGCCTGGAAGGCCTGCTAAGAGGAGGAAAGTTGAACCCGGGAATACTTATGGCAATAATAACTGTGAAGTGCCTCCTAAGACTGAAGTAGAAGTGAAAATTTCCAATGAAAATGGGAATCCAAAACATAATTCTAAGCTTTCTACTGCAAATGAGAATTCAACCAGGCGTAGCTTGTCTGTGCCTACAATTGATACTAGAAAGTTGTTAATTGACAAGGCAAGAACTGTAATCTGTAAGAAACTGGAAGAGATGAAGTTGGCTTCTGAAgcggctgctgctgctgctgagatggaaaagaagaaaaaggcaCTTGCTGGAATTGAAGAGTGCAGCGAAAAACCTAAAAAAGCAGGTTTGGGCAATGCAGGGCATCAATCAGAGCCAAGAAAAACAGTGTCCATGGCAATAACTGTACCAGATTCTGACTTCCATGATTTTGACAAGGATAGAGCAGAGGAATGCTTTAAGCCAAAACAAATATGGGCTTTGTATGATGAGGAAGATGGAATGCCCCGCTTGTATTGTCTGATTCGCCAAGTTATCTCTGTTAAACCATTCAAGATTCATATCAGCTACTTAAGCTCCAAATCAGATAGCGAATTTGGGTCAGTGAATTGGTTGTGTTCTGGTTTTACCAAATCCTGTGGACATTTTAGGGCATTTAACTCAGAAACAGTTGAGCAGGTCAACATCTTCTCTCACCTTCTCAGCAAGGAAAAGGCTGGTAGGGGAGGTTGTGTTAGAATCTTCCCAAAAACTGGGGATATTTGGGCTGTATATCGAAACTGGTCATCAGATTGGAATAGAGCAACCCCAGATGAAGTGAGGCACCAGTATGAGATGGTGGAGATTCTTGATGGATATTCTGAAGAGTTTGGTGTGCGTGTTGCCCCTTTGATAAAATTAGGCAGGTTCAAGACAGTTTACAGAAGGAACTCAGACCAGGGGGCCAGTCGGTGGATTCCAAAAAGAGAGATGTTGCGATTTTCACACATGGTTCCTTCTTGTTTACTGAAAGAAGGTCCTAACCTGCCAGATGGATGCTGGGATCTTGACCCTGCTGCAACCCCAGAAGAACTTCTCCAGGGAGCAAATCATGTAGAGGATGAAAGTCATGCCGGAAACAATGCAGATGAACATTCCAAGAATAAAATAGAACACAGGGCTGAAGCAGAAAGCACAGTACTTCCAGGTAAGTCTCATGAATCTGTTAGTGGAGTGCAGGTTCAAGATATCCCAAACCAAGCACAAAACCCTCCTGAACCTCCTCCTGGGTTTCCTGTCGTCTCAAATCAAGCACAAAACCCTCCCGAACCTCCTCCTGGGTTTCCTGTCGTCATAACAGACATTCAAAACAGAAAAGAGGCTTGCCAGACACAAATTTTCAGCTCGAGAGTGTAA
- the LOC115997333 gene encoding heat shock protein 90-6, mitochondrial, with product MHRLSRRSLSAALRAGGSRYRNAAAPISSSDLLNQPAGENDAKVRCYSAFALERHGSMRTVKPFNARGGLFLGSRHESTSAASDKQGAVAEKYEYQAEVSRLMDLIVNSLYSNKEVFLRELISNASDALDKLRFLGVTEPELLKDAVDLDIRIQTDKDNGIITIIDTGIGMTRQELVDCLGTIAQSGTAKFLKALKDSKDAGADSNLIGQFGVGFYSAFLVSERVEVSTKSPKSDKQYVWEGEANSSTYSIREEIDPAKHIPRGTRLTLYLKRDDKGFAHPERIEKLVKNYSQFVSFPIYTWQEKGYTKEVEVDDDQAEAKADGQDEPAEKKKKTKTVVEKYWDWDLTNETQPIWLRNPKEVTTEEYNEFYKKTFNEYLEPLASSHFTTEGEVEFRSVLYVPSVSPMGKDDIINAKTKNIRLYVKRVFISSDFDGELFPRYLSFVKGVVDSNDLPLNVSREILQESRIVRIMRKRLVRKAFEMIQGIALSDNREDYEKFWENFGKYLKIGCIEDRENHKRLAPLLRFFSSQSDEEMISLDEYVENMKPDQKEIYYIASDSVASAKNTPFLEKLLEKDLEVLFLVDPIDEVAIQNLKSYKEKDFVDISKEDLDLGDKNEDQEKEMKQEFGPTCDWIKKRLGDKVASVQISNRLSSSPCVLVTGKFGWSANMERLMKAQSVGDTSSLAFMKSRRVFEINPNHPIIRTLNEASKNSPDDEEALRAIDLLYDAALVSSGFTPDNPAELGGKIYGMMSMALSGKWGASDGFQQYANPQTQIPETVEAEVVEPAQVSSQK from the exons ATGCACAGGCTCTCCAGGCGTTCTCTCTCCGCTGCCCTGCGCGCCGGCGGCTCACGTTACCGGAATGCAGCTGCTCCGATTTCATCCTCCGATCTCCTCAACCAACCG gcTGGTGAGAATGATGCCAAAGTCAGATGTTATTCAGCTTTTGCTTTGGAAAGGCACGGTAGCATGAGAACAGTAAAACCATTTAATGCAAGAGGAGGGCTGTTTCTTGGAAGCCGACATGAGTCAACATCTGCAGCATCTGATAAACAAGGAGCTGTGGCTGAGAAGTATGAATATCAGGCAGAG GTTAGTCGTCTGATGGATCTAATTGTTAACAGCTTGTACAGCAATAAAGAAGTGTTTCTTAGGGAGCTAATCAG TAATGCAAGTGATGCCCTGGATAAGTTGAGGTTTCTTGGTGTTACAGAGCCCGAGCTTTTGAAGGATGCAGTTGATCTTGACATCCGTATACAGACTGATAAAGATAATGGCATAATAACAATCAT AGACACTGGAATTGGTATGACTCGCCAGGAACTTGTCGACTGCCTTGGTACTATTGCTCAGAGTGGAACTGCAAAGTTCTTGAAAGCCTTGAAG GATAGCAAGGATGCTGGAGCTGACAGTAATCTTATTGGTCAATTTGGTGTCGGATTCTATTCAGCTTTCCTTGTTTCTGAACGG GTTGAAGTCTCAACAAAGAGCCCAAAATCAGATAAACAGTATGTTTGGGAGGGAGAGGCTAATTCTAGCACCTATAGCATTCGGGAGGAGATTGATCCTGCCAAACACATTCCCAGAGGGACTCGCCTCACTTTATATCTGAAG AGAGATGACAAAGGTTTTGCACATCCAGAAAGAATAGAGAAACTTGTCAAAAACTATTCACAGTTTGTTTCATTCCCTATATATACATGGCAAGAAAAGGGATATACTAAAGAG gttgaagttgatgatgatcaGGCAGAGGCCAAGGCTGATGGGCAGGATGAGCCAGCTGAG aaaaagaagaagaccaAGACAGTTGTGGAGAAATATTGGGATTGGGATCTTACCAATGAGACTCAGCCAATATGG CTTAGAAATCCAAAGGAAGTTACTACAGAGGAGTATAATGAGTTCTACAAGAAGACTTTCAATGAATATTTAGAGCCTCTTGCATCTTCACATTTTACAACTGAG GGAGAAGTAGAGTTCAGATCTGTTCTCTATGTGCCATCAGTTTCTCCAATGGGCAAGGATGACATTATTAATGCAAAGACAAAAAATATCAGGCTCTATGTGAAACGGGTGTTCATTTCAAGCGACTTTGATGGCGAACTG TTCCCACGATATCTGAGCTTTGTTAAAGGTGTGGTTGACTCAAATGATCTTCCGTTGAATGTCTCACGGGAAATCCTTCAAGAGAGTCGCATT GTTCGTATTATGAGGAAACGCTTGGTGAGGAAAGCGTTTGAGATGATCCAAGGCATAGCCTTGAGTGATAACAGAGAG GACTATGAGAAGTTCTGGGAGAACTTTGGCAAGTACCTAAAAATAGGATGTATTGAAGATCGCGAGAATCATAAACGTCTTGCTCCATTGCTGAGATTTTTCTCTTCTCAAAGTGACGAAGAGATGATCAGCCTGGATGAGTATGTTGAGAACATGAAGCCAGATCAGAAGGAAATCTATTATATTGCTTCCGATAGTGTTGCAAGTGCAAAGAACACTCCCTTCCTCGAAAAACTTCTTGAGAAAGATCTTGAA GTACTTTTCTTAGTTGATCCCATTGACGAGGTTGCCATCCAGAATCTCAAATCCTACAAGGAGAAAGACTTTGTTGATATTAGCAAAGAAGATCTTGATCTGG GTGATAAGAACGAAGATCAGGAGAAGGAGATGAAACAAGAATTTGGTCCAACTTGTGATTGGATTAAGAAACGTTTAGGTGATAAAGTTGCCAGTGTACAAATCTCAAATCGTCTAAGCTCCTCTCCTTGTGTTCTAGTAACTGGAAAGTTTGGTTGGTCTGCCAACATGGAAAG GCTGATGAAGGCCCAAAGTGTTGGTGATACCTCCAGCTTGGCATTTATGAAAAGCAGAAGAGTCTTTGAGATAAATCCTAACCACCCGATCATCAGAACTTTGAAT GAGGCATCCAAGAATAGTCCAGATGATGAAGAAGCCCTGAGAGCAATTGATCTTTTGTATGACGCAGCTTTGGTCTCTAGTGGTTTCACT CCCGATAATCCCGCTGAGCTTGGAGGTAAGATCTATGGCATGATGAGCATGGCTCTATCAGGCAAATGGGGAGCTTCAGATGGGTTTCAGCAATACGCGAACCCCCAAACACAGATACCCGAAACAGTTGAGGCTGAGGTGGTCGAGCCTGCCCAAGTCAGTAGCCAAAAGTAA
- the LOC115995710 gene encoding uncharacterized protein LOC115995710: MENPGKKVLLTSNGDEICNNIARHLAQRGCQLVLMGNESRLKSVAKAIKQSLDGSVVVVEVVGLNMEEEREAAFDEAVEKAWNILGYLDALVHCYTYEGKMQDPLQLAEDEFKKIVKINFMAAWFLLKSVCKRMRDRKSGGSIVYLSSIIGAERGLYQGAAAFGSCLAGVQQLVRLSAMEMGKHQIRVNGIARGLHLHDEYPLSVGKERAEKLVGEAAPLNRWLDVEKDIASTVIYLISDDSRYMTGTTTFVDGAQSLVRPRMRSYM, encoded by the exons ATGGAAAATCCTGGAAAGAAGGTGTTGCTTACCTCCAATGGTGACGAGATCTGCAACAACATTGCCCGCCATTTAGCACAGCGGGGTTGCCA GTTGGTTTTAATGGGAAACGAGAGCCGACTGAAGAGTGTAGCTAAGGCGATAAAGCAATCTCTAGATGGTAGTGTTGTGGTAGTGGAGGTTGTGGGCTTGAATatggaagaagaaagagaagcGGCTTTTGATGAAGCAGTGGAGAAGGCGTGGAATATTTTGGGCTATTTGGATGCTTTAGTACACTGCTATACTTATGAAG GGAAGATGCAAGATCCTCTGCAGTTAGCCGAAGATGAGTTCAAGAAGATTGTCAAGATAAACTTCATGGCAGCTTGGTTTTTGTTGAAATCTGTGTGCAAAAGAATGCGGGACAGAAAATCTGGAGGGTCCATTGTATATTTGTCCTCGATCATAGGGGCGGAGAGAGGACTATATCAAGGCGCTGCTGCATTTGGCTCATGTTTGGCCGGGGTCCAACAGCTAGTCAGG CTATCTGCAATGGAGATGGGCAAGCACCAAATCAGGGTGAATGGAATTGCTCGGGGCTTGCATCTCCACGACGAGTATCCATTATCAGTTGGAAAAGAGCGGGCAGAGAAGTTGGTCGGGGAAGCAGCGCCTCTGAACCGTTGGCTTGACGTTGAAAAGGACATCGCTTCAACCGTCATCTATTTAATCAGTGATGACTCGCGTTACATGACTGGAACCACCACCTTTGTCGATGGCGCTCAATCATTAGTAAGGCCTCGGATGCGATCATATATGTAA
- the LOC115997620 gene encoding F-box protein SNE-like, whose translation MVRFEEGLEEDDGDKRSKFCINDNVDVLIEILKMLDGASLGVAACVCRLWRAISRNDSLWESLCFRHVARPPDGVRAVVLALGGYRSLYMACVRPVLSRGLLGKSDDGVARRAWSRHEVELSLSLFCVDYYERVLLGDGEGAGRRGGESPASSSLLFLCKAVNV comes from the coding sequence ATGGTGCGGTTTGAAGAGGGATTGGAAGAAGACGATGGAGACAAAAGAAGCAAGTTTTGTATTAACGACAATGTGGACGTGCTTATAGAGATCTTGAAGATGCTGGACGGCGCGTCCCTCGGCGTGGCGGCGTGCGTGTGCCGGCTGTGGCGCGCCATTTCCCGGAACGACTCGCTGTGGGAGAGCCTCTGCTTCCGCCACGTGGCGCGCCCGCCCGACGGCGTGAGAGCCGTCGTGCTCGCGCTCGGCGGCTACCGGAGCCTCTACATGGCGTGCGTCCGCCCCGTGCTGAGCCGCGGCCTGCTCGGCAAGTCGGACGACGGCGTGGCGAGGCGAGCCTGGAGCCGCCACGAGGTGGAGCTGTCGCTGTCGCTGTTTTGCGTGGATTACTATGAGAGGGTGTTGCTCGGCGACGGGGAAGGCGCCGGAAGACGCGGCGGCGAGTCGCCGGCGTCGTCGTCCCTCTTGTTCCTTTGCAAAGCCGTGAACGTGTAA
- the LOC115996869 gene encoding pentatricopeptide repeat-containing protein At5g65560-like — protein MVNPPKLKSLHPLIHRRQINNCIHSYRLWFSSKPDISELFDFRSNQEYGENSSSHLVSKVCEILSNRRFQWQRSSELNSLSSELRPRHVARVIEIHENADIALQFFYWVSKRHFYKHDIDCYVSMLNRLLRDKKFEPADHVKILMIKDCRNMEEMRRVVECLSEIRKKGLGHGLYSYNTLLIQLGKFDMVEAARSTFREMLNYGIQPSLLTFSTMINILCKEGKVQEALVILSKMYRHEMSPDVFTYTSFMLGHCRNMNLDAAFVVFDKMSKEGIDPNAVTYATLINGLCNQGRVDKALDMFKEMTEKGIEPTVYTYTVPITSLCALGHVEKAIDLVLSMRERGCKPNVQTYTALISGLSCSGRLNVVIGLFNKMFREGLIPTIVTFNALINELCAGGFLSAACSVLQWMKTHGYPPNAETCNALIHGFCMVGNIERGMILFNEMLKLGPSPTVVTYNTLINGYLEKGFLENAVRLLDLMKNNGLKRDEWTYAQLVSGFCKRGKLDSAAAFFGEMIKQGLSPNQVNYTTLIDGLAKTGKLDTAVALFQKMEEIGCSPGIETYNAIINGLSKGNRLSEAEKMCNKLTESGLLPNVITYTTLIDGLCRNGGTQLAFKIFQEMEKRNCMPNLHTYSSLIHGLCLEGQADDAEMLLKEMERKGLVPDHVTYTSLIDGFVALGRIDHAFLLLSQMIDSGCKPNYRTYIALVKGLQRESQLIAERIAVQNETVYGYSDGKDSCIDFLCSLLDRMSESGREPSVDTYSTLVVGLSKEGKIYEAEQLVTQMKSKGFCPNDAIDCSLLCAYCKELKVGPALEIFDLMVLKGFKPSLSIYQLLISSLCKASWVKEAEALFMSMLERQWNSDEIVWTILIDGLLKEGESEMCMKLLHAMESKNCPINLQSYLILARELSKADKSIDAREIANKLRIGRDEK, from the coding sequence ATGGTAAACCCCCCCAAACTCAAATCTCTTCATCCCCTGATTCACCGCCGCCAAATCAATAATTGTATTCACTCTTATCGTCTCTGGTTTTCATCCAAACCCGATATTTCCGAACTCTTTGACTTTCGGAGCAATCAGGAGTACGGAGAAAATTCATCATCGCACTTAGTTTCTAAGGTCTGTGAGATTCTGTCAAATCGTCGGTTTCAATGGCAACGGAGCTCGGAGCTCAATTCCTTGAGCTCTGAGCTAAGACCGCGCCACGTGGCAAGGGTTATTGAGATCCATGAGAACGCTGACATAGCTTTGCAGTTTTTCTATTGGGTTTCTAAGAGGCATTTTTACAAACACGATATTGATTGTTATGTGTCGATGCTGAATAGGCTCTTGCGGGACAAGAAATTTGAACCAGCTGATCATGTTAAGATTTTGATGATAAAAGATTGCAGAAATATGGAAGAAATGAGGAGGGTGGTTGAGTGTTTGAGTGAGATTAGGAAAAAGGGGCTTGGGCATGGTTTGTATAGTTATAATACTTTGTTGATTCAGTTAGGAAAGTTTGACATGGTTGAAGCTGCTCGGAGTACTTTTAGGGAAATGTTGAACTATGGGATCCAGCCAAGCTTGCTAACTTTTAGCACTATGATTAATATATTGTGTAAGGAAGGGAAGGTGCAGGAGGCTCTTGTGATTTTGAGTAAAATGTATCGGCATGAGATGAGTCCAGATGTTTTCACTTACACATCCTTTATGCTCGGGCATTGCAGGAACATGAATCTAGATGCAGCCTTTGTGGTTTTTGATAAGATGTCAAAGGAGGGAATTGATCCAAATGCAGTTACTTATGCAACTCTTATAAATGGGCTCTGTAATCAGGGGAGAGTTGATAAGGCCTTGGATATGTTCAAGGAGATGACTGAGAAAGGGATTGAGCCAACGGTGTACACTTACACAGTTCCAATTACTTCATTATGTGCACTTGGACATGTAGAGAAGGCTATTGATCTAGTCCTGAGCATGAGAGAGAGGGGTTGTAAGCCAAATGTTCAAACATACACTGCTCTTATTAGTGGGCTTTCTTGTTCTGGTCGCCTTAATGTAGTCATTGGTTTGTTCAACAAGATGTTCAGAGAGGGTCTAATTCCAACTATAGTGACATTCAACGCATTGATCAATGAATTATGTGCAGGGGGATTCCTCAGTGCTGCTTGTAGTGTTCTCCAGTGGATGAAGACTCATGGTTACCCACCAAATGCTGAAACCTGCAATGCTCTTATTCATGGGTTCTGCATGGTAGGAAACATTGAGAGGGGAATGATTCTATTCAATGAAATGCTAAAGTTGGGTCCCTCTCCAACGGTGGTTACATACAATACACTTATCAATGGCTATCTTGAAAAGGGTTTCCTGGAGAATGCTGTTAGATTGTTGGATTTGATGAAGAACAATGGACTTAAGCGAGATGAGTGGACTTATGCACAACTTGTTTCTGGTTTCTGCAAAAGGGGGAAGCTTGATTCAGCTGCAGCTTTCTTTGGGGAAATGATTAAACAAGGTTTGAGTCCAAACCAGGTCAATTATACAACATTGATTGATGGTCTTGCAAAGACAGGAAAactggatactgcagttgcttTATTTCAAAAAATGGAGGAGATTGGGTGCAGTCCAGGTATTGAAACTTACAATGCCATTATAAATGGCTTATCAAAAGGAAACAGGCTTTCTGAAGCAGAGAAAATGTGCAATAAATTAACCGAAAGTGGTCTGCTCCCTAATGTGATTACCTACACAACATTGATTGATGGGTTGTGTAGGAATGGTGGGACACAACTTGCATTTAAGATATTCCAAGAAATGGAAAAAAGGAATTGCATGCCAAATCTGCATACATATAGTTCACTTATCCATGGTTTATGTCTTGAAGGTCAGGCAGATGATGCAGAGATGCTACTCAAAGAAATGGAGAGGAAAGGATTGGTTCCTGATCATGTGACATATACTTCACTAATTGATGGATTTGTTGCTTTGGGTAGAATAGATCATGCATTCTTACTTCTCAGTCAGATGATTGATAGTGGCTGCAAACCAAATTATCGAACCTATATTGCGTTGGTGAAGGGATTGCAAAGAGAATCTCAGTTAATTGCGGAGAGGATTGCAGTTCAAAACGAGACAGTATACGGCTATTCAGATGGGAAGGATTCTTGTATTGATTTTTTATGTAGTTTATTAGATAGAATGTCAGAAAGTGGCCGTGAACCCAGTGTAGATACATACTCTACCTTAGTTGTCGGTCTGTCTAAAGAAGGTAAAATTTACGAAGCAGAGCAGTTGGTAACACAGATGAAGAGCAAAGGCTTCTGTCCAAATGATGCAATAGATTGCTCTCTTTTGTGTGCCTATTGTAAGGAATTGAAAGTGGGCCCTGCTCTAGAAATTTTTGACTTGATGGTTTTAAAAGGTTTTAAGCCTTCCTTATCAATTTATCAGCTACTTATTTCATCTCTTTGTAAAGCAAGCTGGGTTAAAGAAGCTGAAGCTTTGTTTATGAGCATGCTTGAGAGGCAGTGGAACTCTGATGAGATTGTTTGGACTATCCTGATTGATGGTTTGCTTAAGGAGGGGGAATCAGAAATGTGCATGAAGCTTCTACATGCCATGGAATCCAAGAATTGCCCTATAAATTTGCAGTCTTATCTTATCTTGGCAAGAGAATTGTCTAAAGCAGATAAATCTATTGATGCTAGGGAAATTGCTAATAAGTTAAGAATTGGGAGAGATGAAAAATGA
- the LOC115997001 gene encoding uncharacterized protein LOC115997001 has product MTVEESSTGSAQHGDAHLADRRARPVGRVSDRQTNRVGDQPVREERQLDEEDSPRLQMARMQERIDRLQQELRERVGAGKEPSCSLVATPFTDDIMSAHYPHDLQIPLAHTYSGRYDPQEHVDMYYGNMLMLGVSDAVICRAFFATLVGKAAEWFKGLEQGSIRNFGQLADKFVKRFAANKSRKKSYTCLNKVNQAVGEPLSTFLFRWEREVDEVEPMEDRVAIQAFLASLCSGTLYYDLIVNPPRTYEEAITRAKHHADATEANMAKRRDEQPVNRDRGHDQRKNKPPFRHVKQYNRPEDVPRFTPLNRPLVEVLQFAEQCNLIHPPEPIPEGEDKRKYCAFHRVKGHNTSECMALRMLIEQLIQKGELRQFVMKEDRNQRKTERNVMKRNPERHDEAFVPPRLADEKAVGKKPVIHVIYGGPEGGDSSRQRKQWARNVYVGTIHSEPREKKKRTEPILFTDDDLPLYGEAQNDPLVITLDVNGTDVQRVLVDTGSSVNILYFDVFARLGLSTDQLTPIRTPLSGFTGDSIEAEGVISLNVELGSQPNILKTTMDFVVVKLKCVHNAILGRPGITRAAAIISMNHLCMKFHTPNGVGVVRGDQRAARQCYVRAVKQ; this is encoded by the coding sequence ATGACTGTAGAGGAAAGCAGCACTGGGAGTGCACAACATGGGGACGCCCATTTAGCTGACAGAAGGGCCCGACCTGTCGGTCGGGTGAGTGATCGGCAGACCAATCGAGTAGGCGATCAACCGGTTAGGGAAGAGAGGCAACTCGATGAGGAGGATAGTCCCCGACTCCAAATGGCCAGGATGCAGGAAAGAATAGATCGTTTACAACAAGAGCTTCGCGAGAGAGTCGGCGCGGGAAAAGAACCATCATGCTCGCTGGTTGCCACCCCCTTTACGGACGACATCATGAGTGCCCACTATCCGCATGACCTCCAAATCCCGCTGGCTCACACTTATTCCGGACGGTACGACCCGCAAGAGCATGTCGACATGTACtatggcaacatgttgatgttgggagtaAGCGATGCGGTCATTTGTAGAGCTTTCTTCGCTACCTTAGTCGGTAAGGCGGCCGAATGGTTCAAGGGTTTGGAGCAGGGGTCGATCAGAAATTTTGGTCAGTTGGCCGATAAGTTTGTAAAGCGTTTCGCTGCAAATAAATCGAGAAAGAAATCTTACACTTGCCTGAACAAGGTAAACCAAGCTGTGGGAGAACCGTTGTCTACTTTCCTATTCAGATGGGAACGTGAGGTTGATGAGGTTGAACCGATGGAGGACCGGGTGGCAATCCAAGCTTTCCTTGCATCACTTTGTTCCGGGACGCTCTACTACGACCTCATAGTTAATCCCCCCCGAACCTATGAGGAGGCCATCACCAGAGCCAAGCATCATGCAGATGCCACCGAAGCTAACATGGCAAAGAGACGCGACGAGCAGCCGGTCAATCGGGACAGAGGCCACgatcaaaggaaaaataaaccacCGTTCAGACACGTCAAACAATACAATCGACCAGAAGATGTACCACGTTTCACTCCGTTGAACAGACCCCTGGTGGAAGTCTTGCAGTTTGCCGAGCAATGCAATTTGATCCACCCACCGGAGCCGATACCCGAGGGGGAGGACAAGAGAAAGTATTGTGCTTTCCACAGAGTCAAGGGACACAATACTTCGGAGTGCATGGCCTTGCGCATGCTCATTGAACAACTCATTCAGAAGGGAGAGTTGAggcaatttgtgatgaaggaggatagaaatcaaagaaaaacggAAAGGAATGTGATGAAAAGGAATCCCGAAAGGCACGACGAGGCATTCGTCCCACCCAGGTTAGCTGATGAGAAGGCGGTCGGAAAGAAACCAGTGATCCACGTCATCTACGGGGGCCCTGAAGGAGGCGACTCTTCACGACAAAGGAAGCAATGGGCGAGAAACGTATACGTTGGGACGATTCATTCGGAACCTCGAGAGAAGAAAAAGCGTACAGAACCAATACTTTTCACTGACGATGATCTACCACTCTATGGGGAAGCCCAAAATGATCCACTCGTCATCACACTAGATGTCAACGGAACGGATGTCCAGCGGGTGCTGGTTGACACGGGGAGCTCGGTGAACATCTTATATTTTGATGTCTTTGCTCGATTGGGTCTGTCCACCGATCAGTTAACCCCCATTCGGACCCCGTTGTCGGGTTTCACCGGTGACTCCATAGAAGCAGAGGGAGTCATCAGCTTGAATGTGGAGTTGGGCagccaaccaaacatattgaagactaccatggactttgtggtagtGAAATTGAAGTGTGTTCACAACGCCATACTTGGGCGACCAGGTATCACTCGCGCAGCTGCTATTATATCCATGAACCATTTGTGCATGAAGTTTCATACACCCAATGGGGTTGGAGTGGTTCGAGGAGACCAACGTGCTGCTCGACAGTGCTACGTGCGAGCAGTCAAACAGTAG